The following coding sequences are from one Channa argus isolate prfri unplaced genomic scaffold, Channa argus male v1.0 Contig023, whole genome shotgun sequence window:
- the osr1 gene encoding protein odd-skipped-related 1 isoform X2 — protein sequence MGSKTLPAPVPFHPSLQVANYSVFQSSSGLQLPADQFHSIYSFSALHAIHLHQWTLGYPALAVPRCTFSKLPAHLSTMASLPIIPHLLPAKQDSAGLLQCSNNKPRFDYANLAAAATQDDHLKAEDLSMTDSANATQASTHHPNVAGLGCLLDMTKLSSPERKSSRGRLPSKTKKEFVCKFCGRHFTKSYNLLIHERTHTDERPYTCDICHKAFRRQDHLRDHRDTSVCSQEDRESNH from the coding sequence ATGGGCAGCAAAACTCTACCAGCACCAGTCCCTTTTCATCCATCCCTCCAGGTGGCCAACTACTCCGTCTTCCAGAGCTCCTCAGGCCTACAGCTGCCAGCAGATCAATTTCACAGCATCTACAGCTTTAGTGCCTTACATGCAATTCATCTACATCAGTGGACTCTTGGCTACCCAGCTTTGGCTGTGCCCCGTTGCACCTTTTCTAAACTGCCTGCCCACTTGTCTACCATGGCATCTTTACCCATAATCCCTCACCTTCTGCCGGCAAAGCAGGACTCAGCAGGGCTTCTGCAGTGTTCCAACAACAAGCCCCGCTTTGACTATGCTAACCTGGCTGCTGCAGCCACCCAGGATGATCATCTGAAAGCAGAGGATCTAAGTATGACAGATTCTGCCAATGCAACACAGGCTTCAACTCACCACCCTAACGTAGCTGGCCTGGGGTGCCTTCTGGATATGACCAAACTCTCCTCGCCAGAGCGCAAGTCCAGTAGAGGCCGACTGCCCTCCAAGACCAAGAAAGAGTTTGTCTGCAAATTCTGTGGCCGCCATTTTACCAAATCCTACAACCTTTTAATTCACGAGAGAACCCACACAGATGAGAGGCCGTATACTTGTGATATCTGCCACAAGGCCTTCAGAAGACAGGACCACCTACGGGACCATAG
- the osr1 gene encoding protein odd-skipped-related 1 isoform X1 — protein MGSKTLPAPVPFHPSLQVANYSVFQSSSGLQLPADQFHSIYSFSALHAIHLHQWTLGYPALAVPRCTFSKLPAHLSTMASLPIIPHLLPAKQDSAGLLQCSNNKPRFDYANLAAAATQDDHLKAEDLSMTDSANATQASTHHPNVAGLGCLLDMTKLSSPERKSSRGRLPSKTKKEFVCKFCGRHFTKSYNLLIHERTHTDERPYTCDICHKAFRRQDHLRDHRYIHSKEKPFKCQECGKGFCQSRTLAVHKTLHMQVKELKPAKIK, from the exons ATGGGCAGCAAAACTCTACCAGCACCAGTCCCTTTTCATCCATCCCTCCAGGTGGCCAACTACTCCGTCTTCCAGAGCTCCTCAGGCCTACAGCTGCCAGCAGATCAATTTCACAGCATCTACAGCTTTAGTGCCTTACATGCAATTCATCTACATCAGTGGACTCTTGGCTACCCAGCTTTGGCTGTGCCCCGTTGCACCTTTTCTAAACTGCCTGCCCACTTGTCTACCATGGCATCTTTACCCATAATCCCTCACCTTCTGCCGGCAAAGCAGGACTCAGCAGGGCTTCTGCAGTGTTCCAACAACAAGCCCCGCTTTGACTATGCTAACCTGGCTGCTGCAGCCACCCAGGATGATCATCTGAAAGCAGAGGATCTAAGTATGACAGATTCTGCCAATGCAACACAGGCTTCAACTCACCACCCTAACGTAGCTGGCCTGGGGTGCCTTCTGGATATGACCAAACTCTCCTCGCCAGAGCGCAAGTCCAGTAGAGGCCGACTGCCCTCCAAGACCAAGAAAGAGTTTGTCTGCAAATTCTGTGGCCGCCATTTTACCAAATCCTACAACCTTTTAATTCACGAGAGAACCCACACAGATGAGAGGCCGTATACTTGTGATATCTGCCACAAGGCCTTCAGAAGACAGGACCACCTACGGGACCATAG GTATATTCATTCCAAAGAAAAGCCCTTCAAATGTCAAGAGTGTGGAAAGGGCTTCTGTCAGTCCAGGACTCTGGCTGTCCACAAAACATTGCACATGCAAGTCAAGGAACTGAAGCCAGCAAAAATCAAGTGA